In Helicoverpa zea isolate HzStark_Cry1AcR chromosome 3, ilHelZeax1.1, whole genome shotgun sequence, the sequence TTGTACCAGGAAACAGATGGTTAAAAGagtaattttgatttaattattgaTTAAATCCGGATACTTAGCGAATTCAATTAGGCACCGTGTTAAAGCTCTCGGCACTCGTAGTGCTCTTATGAGTTCAACCAAAAATTCAGTGGGACTGGAATAGTAGTCTCTATCATTGAAGAAAATTGTACGGAAGCTATTATCGATGGGCCATCACAAGAGGTTGAGATGATGCAACTACTTAGATATTTTGCGGAAAGGTTAAGGAATCAATAAACCCTGTTTTGCTTTGTATGTTATATCTGCTAGACAGGAAAACGCTCAAGGCCAACGTTAGACGTAGACACACACTGCGGAttgtgaatgaaaaaaaaatggtaaaattGAAACTCTTCTAACTTCGTTGAAGATCTACTGCCTATGTAGTGCAGATGACAGTGAAGGTAGTGCATTTGCTGTTATGCAAGAACCTAGAATTCTCTTTTTGGGATTTTACGCAACTTGTGTTATGTCTTGGTTTTAAGGAAATATTTGCTATAAGATTTGGGATTTAGGAGAGCAAGGTCAATCGCTCTACCATATTACtttacttaaaagttttaaattttgTACTTCCAAAAAATCCCGAAAGTTCCCAACCGATCAATTAGCTTCCCTATAGTGCTAATACTACTGTAGATATACCCTTTTAACACTCTAATTCCATATTACATGCATTTGCAATAGACATGGGCGTACTCAGGATTTGGGAGGAGGGGGGAGGAGCAAAATATATAATCATCGTGTATAAACAGCACATAAATATGTGTTAAAAGTAACAACATGCATCCATCAGACGAATGAGTTCTACAGTTACTAGTTAGTTCTACAGTTCTAGTTTACAGTCCGCTTATCATCATCAAGTCCAGGACACAGTTTGGCCCGTTCTGCTCAACTAAGCTAAAGTTTAGATTAACTGCGATCTCGGTATTTCCAATAGTATAAACCTGGTCGTTTATGTGGATGTTAACAATGGAATGTTATTACGTTTGTAGTGTCAATCTATACATTGTTTGACGCTACTGTCTGAGTACTAAAAATAATCTTGCGTTCTTACCAGCTCAGGGTGGACTATTTGTCAAGTGTAATTTTTGGACTGGTCGGTcgaatttattttgtaagaatAATAATGTCACAGCCCTATTATCAAGAGCAATACACATGTATTACTGACCCACAAAGGAAACACTGCGGGGCATAGGCGTAACCATGGAGGATCGAGAGGGTGCTAGTATCCCCTCATGCATGGACCAGAAACGAATGCTGTTATTACCTTGAACTAGATTACTTTTATTCAATGGTTTAATGCTCTATTTCAGATTCCTGATTAAGAACTgactttttcatataaattgttcGTTAATAGGTTTTCTTATTTTGCGGAACCGCGTGCACCACGCTTTTCGAGACATCTTCTTCTTGAAAACTAATGTGTTAGCTTCATGTTTGATAATTTCAAGTTATCCATACAAGTTATGTATATACAGGCCGGATGGCCTCTGCACCGGAAAGGAAGCTATCTATCTTGATTACTATCTTTTAGATAAAATGCGGGCGCATGAACTTGTTTTAATCTGCTTCTTGCTAGTGACTATTTATGTGGCACAGGTTTACTTGCATCTGCTGTGTTAGTTACTTAGCTCCCTGGAATGCTATCATCTGCCAgtacctatacttcggccgttcagagaatgcgttcctgacacctatcagttagtcacgactatagttcggccattcagagaatgcgttcctgacacgtcgcgattgaactgacgacgtaactacattcattgattattgatataataatgttgttttaatgctcctcaattgttaaaacggtaaacaaccagcaaaaatatttttatcgtaactgcaacgccattgcaaagttacgtcgtcagttcaatcgcgacgtgtcaggaacgcattctctgaatggccgaactataagtacatGATTCGAGCTTTGAATTAATGCGCTATCATGAAATTTTGTATGCTCTTGCTTGAAGTAACCTAAAGTATGTAAAATCATATCAGCTTTTACCGTCTTAAAACAATGTCACTTACGACCTGAGGTCGACTGCTGCAATACACTCGCATTACTAATTATCTGTTTTGTAGCAGATTTGCCCGAACTGAACAATGAACCGAAAACAATGAACGCCGATGATTTCATCAACACAGTTCATCGTCTAATTAAAATGGTTATACGCAAACAGCATCACGTCACTCCGCTACCGCATGCCGCGCCACGCCGATGAGGTACACCCATAATAGATTTTAGAACGTATAAGAACGTCGTATATTCATTAACACGTCAATCGCATTTTTAACCTTATGGCACTGTGATACGGCTCAAAATGCAACATCAGCTAAAAAGAAAACTGCGTACTTGCGTATGCATGTTCGACATCTATTTGTATAGAAGTTTAAGCTTTAAGTGATGTAGTTTTAGGTCCGAAATGGTGCGTTAGATGTGCGAAATAATTAAGCTGGGGACACGCGCTCTCTCGGGGCGGCTGTTCATTCGTGCATAATGGACTCGGGGCATTGCGACGCGACTGACGCTTGACAAAACGTGGTCCGACTTTCACTCTCACTCCAAACCAGTCTAAACCTATAAATAATGGGGTCGCTATATCTGCAGGCGTAGAAATTTGGAAATGCAATTTGTCATTCTCTAATGGGGGCCCTTGCTAATGCTGATATATTAACGATGTTATATGACAAGCtctatatttatcttttatgtttAAGATATAAACATGTACTAGCGAATTCGATATTGGTTTGAATAGTTTTTTATACttgacataatatttaaattatccaGCGCTATTGATATTATCTTCAGCTAATGAATTAATTACAATGAACGAAGCCCGAGGCTTCAGCTTCAGCAAGTAGATACACGTGTGATGCAACACGTTCCTTTGCTTTTTTATTGTAATGCAAAACAGTATACCATTACACTCGGtgttcaaataaataagatCTCTCATGCGTACTGGTTGCCATGTGCCTGTTCACATTATATAGCAAGAAATTTAATTCCTCTAATAACCATACAATGGGTGAACTCGATCCAACACTGATAAGAGTTACTCAGACACGAGTATGTTGTAATCTAGCATACGGTAAGGAGTCAAATGAACAAAGAATCGTAAGTGCAACGGCGTATGCTTATCGTTTGTTTACAGGCCACGTCTTGTTAGACGATGCGGCTGGCGCGCCGACCGGCACGACATGTGTGCATTTTTTGCCCGCCCAAGGAGGCCGCGGGCGCGAGGTTATACACCCATTATTACGTCCTTCCtactttcaattattattatcggGCGGCGGCGCCGCACCCGCGACGGGGAGGAGGAGAGAGGCGCAGCTGCTGCCTACCAATAATCAAGACCTGTCTCGGTCAGAGTGAGACGGAGATAGCCCTGGATAAGTTTTAATATCAAGATAAATAAAGCCACAGACGCTCATATCTTTggttgaattataaatataatacttgaCAAATTATATCACCCCTCAACCAACTTCTGGATCCTTGAGAATCCAAgatatttgataaaaatgtatataaacgATGTAAATCCGAACGCGATAGGAGGCGGATCTCCGAAAATTGCCGAGCGCGCTCGGCGCGGCTTGCCAGTTCGCTCGCCGCAGTTTGGCGGCCGGTCGTGAGGATGGTGCTTTCTGTGCGTGAACAAAGGGAAAATATTGTTTGCAAGTGTAAAGTAGATGATGTCGTCTGAGCCCACAAAAGTGAAGGTGGAATACATAAACGAGGACAAAACCAGCAAGGTAAAGAGTGCAAAGTGAAAGGATGCAGTGTTATTGTGTAACAGATCGGACGCCAGCGGGCAGCGGTCTCGTGTCGGTCGGTGCAGGGGGAGGGCGGGGCGAGTGCGGCCCCGGCCGTGTGGGGCCCGCCAGGCCACACGCAGGAGGTTGTGACCGTGTTGCTAGCAACTCCCTTGCCGAAATAGCATCAGCGTCCTCCTCCGGTTCCTCTTATCATTAATTCCCACCCATTtccaaccaaataaaaaaaaatgttttaaatgctAAGATCGCATCATACTCTATAAAAAGCAATTATCACCAAAAGCCACAGCACATCATAATGAAATAAGAAATTCTAATGGTAGCCATTTTACATTACATGCATGAACTTAAACATAATTTCATGCGAATTATAGTCATAAAGCAAAAGAAACCTGTGTACATACCTTAAATTAACTTATTCGATATGTTGCTGTGATAGCCTACTTAGCAGCTGCATAAAAATCAGTCACGCGATTTGAGGTGGGTGGATCAAAGGGCGGCGGCGGCCTTGCCTGCGACGACTCCCGGCACTTGTTAGGAAAAGGCGTGTCGACTCACAACTATTACGATATATAAACTTTGCGAACTGTTGCAGCTACAAACTTTACACACACGTGGAAACAACTTTTCCGTAACACATAGTAaagatttaaattgaaattaaaacaagTCAAACGGTACAAAAGCTTTCCAAGTCAacgtaaaataacaaaacagacTGAATGAACAATAATGAACATTTTGTCTATGATgatgaagatatttttatttattattcaaaatatcaaTCAATCATTCCGTTTCCTTCTTTTCTTCTGACAATTGACAGGTGccaaattatgaaaacaaacgGATTAATTTGTCTtttgaatttgtaaataattttatatttatttatggaatGCATACATCAAATTTATTTGAGGTGAGAATTTTAAACATATCGTTAATATTTCGTACGCGTATCTATTTCGATTCCATATTGTCACCCAGAGGGGTTCGTTTTGTCGGAGCTTCCTTTGAGCGCGACGAAGAGCCCGAGGCGACGTTCCTGATATTTTCCCCCTTTTTATTCCCCTGATCGCTTTGTGCGCAACTCGGCCGATCTTCAGTAATAATGTACGTATAGAAATACCCATAGTTACACTCATTACGAAGCAAGAAGAGCCAAAAAAACTACAAAGATTCCTGGTGGAACTTTATTTGAATAGGTTCTACTCAATTACTCATAGTGTAGAGAAAGTATGAGACCTATCcttcttaattatttaaattctgcACAATAATTCTGATAACTCTATCAGTAATCATGTACACAGATAGCTACAATACTATTGattgcaataatattattttaaatagctcAAATTTCCTTCAGTGTAAATCCATACAGAAATACGCTATATTTACTTTCCCTAACAATGACATGCTGTAATATTTCTCAAGAATAAATTCCTGTTGAAGATATTTATTGCTATCTCAACAACAACCTCAGACCGTGTCTTGATCTTTGTGATGCAAATTGTCTTACAATTCCCCtaaaaaggtatattactaaagcAATGGATAGATTGAACTCCTGtatgtattgataaaaaaaaaatcttttcattaaataattgtaaaaaatctgTTACAAATTATCCCTACAACACAATTTACCtgctttataaataagttatttgtaCATCACTCCATTTTATATCTAATATTCAATTCACATTATTTTTGTTCCACAAAAATGGTCTCAAAGACATTGAACAAAGTTGTATTAGCCAGTTACTGTAGATCAGaacgtaaataaatgtttttatgctAATTAATCTTTGTAGCAAGGCAATGTCATATGTAAAACacttcattattttatatgtactACCTAAAGGACTGTTTGAGTTGATATATAATCGGACTCTCGTTGGTATTTACTTGAGTAAATAGACCCACTATTTACTCCCTCTGTAAGgacttataaaaaaactaattttaaaagcGAAATAACCACTCACCTTTATGAATCATAGTTAGGAAAATATCTGTTTTGTATTCACAATCTGTATGCATTGAGGAAATTGATatacataaaaacattataataaattcacAATCCAACATATAAAATTCCGttcaaaatgaaattaaaataatttatgtgttGCATATAAATAATTCTGCACTGTTACTGGTGCGGTGCGTCTTATCATAAAACTAGTTAGACTCATTAATTACGTCTAGGAGCTGTCTAGACTTTCTAACCCAAATATACCAGCCTAATTGCAATTCTGTTTGAATAGTCATTATTGGCCTCTTTGATGTCTCACTGCTGTTCACTTCAGATATACATAGACAACTAGCTGTTGTCTGTGGTCCCATCTGCTACCCGGACATGAAGTAAAGTTTACCCAATTTTACTTAAATTGGTTTGAAGGTTTTGGCATGACAGCAAGACAAACATGCAGAGATACTTCTGCTTTATGATCAATATGAGTACCAAGTACTGACAAAAGTTTAAGGCTCATTTTCAGCTACAAACATTCTTTTGTTAAGTTAATCAGGTCTTCACCATCATTATGACTTTGAAGTAGTCATAGCTGATACACGATTCTTACTGAGGTGTAAAAAGAATAATGTTTGGTTACAGGAAGGCAACGGCTCACAGTCGCCCCTAGCTCTCCTGGCGGCGACGTGTAGCCGGCTCGGCGCCGCCACCATGGGACCAGAGCAGCAGCAAGATAATAAGGATCAGCAACAGCATTTTAGTAAGTACTGGTCTATGTCATCCGAGGGTAGTGTAGAGTCCAtatattgaaagaatttttcaatcggttcagttgtttcggagcgaacaaacaaaccaatTGATCCTTTTTGTAAGAGAAGTTAGATTATTTTGCTAAATCATATTGACCTAATTTTAACCGCCTAATATGGTGACACCATAATTTCATGCAAATAGATCAACTGCAGTCACCACAGCTAATAtagtattttaaatacaattttacttgtTCAGTAGCTTTACAGGATATCTTTTATTAGCATTTAGATGTTATATAGACATTATTTTCACAgagatattattttctttttttttattagtaattTGAGTTTCGTACTTATAACCATACTCTAAATCACGTAAAAACTCATATTTTACTTTCCAGGTCCACAGCAACAGCAACAAGCTCAGCAACAACAAGCGCAGCAACAGCAAGCGCAGCAACAACAGGCGCAGCAGCAACAAGCGCAGCAGCAACAGGCGCAACAACAAGCGCAACTCATACAGCAACAAGTGCAGGGCGATGCGGCGACTATTGCCGCGATACAGCAACAGTACTTGCAACAGCAGCAACAACAGCCGCAGTTGAGGGTTATTAGTTCTGCTGTGGTGCAACAGTTGAGGGCACAGGGATTATCGGTAAGTAGAAAACGTAACTATACTTTTCTACAGTTTCTCGGGATCTATGCTTTCTCAGGAAGTACTTACTGGCCTGATTTGTTACATGGTGTATGAAGTGCTATAGCAAAGCTTGTTCTTTTTTCAGGGCAATGAGTTATCAGCAGCAATAGTGAACGCAGCAAATTCGGTTCCAAATGGAATTCAAGTGCAACAGCCACaggtaaattaaacaataatcttttattaatttattttattactaactaTGTGTCTGTTATACACGAACTTGTTAATCATCATCCAACCTTTTTTACTGTCCTACTGCAGGACAAAGGCCTCTTgtcttacgcggtgtcctgcgtgagcgacgaacgcgacgcgacgcgacgctgcgaacgcgacgaacgcgatcaactcaaaggaattccctacatgcggcctatgtgacagtctgcggcgagacgcgacgtaacgcgtacttgttttgagggcgaccagacgcgacaccgcgaactattcagaagcgttgattgttgtgggacaaaaaaaacataaatattaaagaaatcgtttattagtacaaacaagttggaagattgttgctgtctgtactttaaatatgaactttcaagcaaaattgtaacacaacttctccatgatttgagaagtaatgaccaaaatcacgtaggacatctgtcgcgtatagcatcgcgtcgcattacgtcgcgtcgtgttgcgtcgcgtcgcgtcgcgttcgtcgctcacgcaggacaccgcgttatcaGAGAACGACACCACGATTTGATCAAGGCCGGTTGGCTATATCAGacttagttatattttcattatttttatggagcatcaaacaaaaatgtttaagttATCTTGAAAGTATAATATATAACAGACATATGTTGTGTTGTTTCCAGGTGATATCGATGCAACAGTTGCAGTCGTTACTGGGAGGCGGCGTGGTTTCGGGAGAAGGTGCTACGTATCAGAACACGCCGCAGCAACTCTTGCAGATACATCCGCAGTTGTTACAAGTATGTATTTGCAGTTATTgcagttataaaaatagtagcagtagaaaattatttagttttaactcaCTCTTTGGGAtcttaaaacttttaaagaatttttGTATTCATgcttaaataatacattaaaatactGTCCCAAACAAATTGTCACATTTTCGGCCCCCTATTAaacctaaaataaatactagTTACATAGACGTAGTGAACAGTTGgctaaaaatacttattattggACATTATTTGTGAGAAAATCTTTCATCCAGTATTACCAAGGCGTTacccaagtaactgggttgaggaggtcagacatgTAGTTTCTTCAttccgttagactggaagccgaacccaagaTAGTAGGGAAAAGGTGAGATAATTCACATTTAAATACTAATGTTACACTACTCATTACAGCAACAACAGGGTGTGTACGGCGGGTGCCTGGTAGGCGGCGTGGGCGGCGTGGCTCCCATGCAGGCCGTCACCGTCGACGGACAAGATGCGCTGTTCATACCCGCACAACATGCTCAGGTAACTTACTGTAactatgattaattttaaatataaactgagGAAATGGTCACTAAAATCATAAAGACTTACATACCTCGCAATAGAAACAAGAGCcatagccgaccccaacttagttgggaaaaggcttgggacatgatgatgatgatatactgTGTGACACTTGCAATTCTGCAAAATTTTAAAGCAATGTCTTAATGAAATGTTAGTATATACTGTGAGATGTGACCTATTTTCTGATATTGTAGCTCCCAAAATATGCTTGGGAAAACGtcgaaaattaatacaataggGAAAAATCGGTATTGAATTTCACTAAGTGTATACATATTATTGTTTCTGGCAGTACTTATAATATTCACACAatatatgatattttatttcagaatttCTCAGGCATGGGTCAAGTGAGCCTTGTAAACGGCCAGTTGGTGCGGACGCCTGTCCTGCCCGCTGGCTTCCTACAGAACGTCATGCATTTACCCACCGGTATGTAACATCAACGCCTTTTTTTGTAAACCACTTTTTATATTAGCTTAGTTTTatcgtaaaataatttaaagccataaattccaaaataattctaaataatATGATTCCTCTATAGAGGACGTAAATCGCTTTATCGTAGGTCCAGTTTGAACTGGTTGTTGTAGGTTTTTCATAAGCTTTGATTTCACTAAACCTCACAGACAGCTTCGGGATTGCTTTGGGATTAACTTTCCATTCAAAGGCTTCGCTTTTCAACTAAAACATTCATTCTCTTCTGTACCAATGAAACTAAAACATATCACTCCATTTATCATGAGGTAGTCTTTTCTGTAGACTAgatgtgaaaaaaaatctataagaaATATATATCCATGCATGTGTGTCAAAGTTATTTGTATTAGTCGATGTTAAAATTAGAAATTTGGTTTTGAATTAAGATTTCTATAATTTTGGCTgtccaattatatttttttacatcttATTATCAACAATATAGACTCCAATAAAACATTGACAAACAATGTTGGATACTTTACACAACTAGTCACCATCGCATGTTCTTTGCTTCTAACGTACAACTGtcatactaatctgtgtttttCCGCCCCCTACCCCCCACCCCACCCGCTAGCAGAGCAGCAGGCGACCGTCACCATCCCGGGCACTAACCTTACCATCCCTATAAGCGCTTTGACGGGGAACCAACCCATGATTACCATCCCGGGGTCGAACATATCTCTGCCGGGGCTTCAGGCCAATCAGACGATCACGATCCCGACCAGTCAGGCGATATCCATCCCGTGTAGTTCCGCCGGAGTCACGCCTGCCGACAAGCAGGCCAACGGGAAAGACAACAAGCCGCCCACCAGCCCCAATGGACAAGGTTGGTGAACAGGTCACGAGTGGACTGTTTTGATCGTCGATCGCGGTGTGTGTGTGTTACGGATGAAAGATATGACTATGACTTGAAATTTTTAGGCTGCGGAATGCACTGTTATAAAATTAGACTTCAGAAAATTCTGCTCATGCTCGTTTTGACAGTAATCAACTTGCATAGTAAGAGAGACAAAATATTCAAACAGAAAGCGTATCGGAACGTATCCAGGATTGTATATCaccatacaaacaaaaaaaaaattttctattAACTTTTTCACATCATGCCCATAATTCATGTAATAAGACTTCgtcctcgaattttgcgggcagcggggcggcagcggcggcggcgcgggcggtcaccgagtgcaccgctcgttgcccgctcccgcgccgctgtattcgagggccggtccatttgattatacgcgtaagatcctgccgctcccgcgccgccaccgctgccgccccgctgcccgcaaaattcgaggccgaggcctaagcGATTTTATTATCATggatattaaaaaatcttataattaGTATTCTTGTAATGCCATTTGTAGTACTGTTCCTACATCCAAGTGTAGTCATGTAATTTTTATCCGTAACATACACATTGTAAATACCATTTTCCATGGCGTTAGGTAAGTATTTGCTTCATAAATCGTATTAATGAATCTCAGACATTTCAATAACGGAAGTTCTCACATTCATCCTAATTTCGTCTCCCAAGCTTTACAATAGAATCTtgcaattacattttatttgcttttgtgTTTAACTACTCATGCACTTTTCGCTGTCATTAGTTCACCTtttaacaaaaagtattttgtcTCTTCACATTAGCTGCAATGAACATCACAACATCaataaactattataaaaatacagtgaaGATTTTAGCTATTCcttcaaaataacttttaaatctGTCGGATGTGTTACATTAAAAATTACGCATATTCGAAAGTTGCTCGAGCGTAATAGTCTGTGACTGTACATGCACTTCATAAGTATATTTGACCGCAGAACTTTCTGAAATGCTGTAAagtattgatataaaataatgcaaaaattacttttaaaatgtttgagttatttttcatatttctgGGGTCATTTATATGCTTTGTTACAATGTGTTAGTGTAAGCAATTAGTTTTAGAGCTTTTTATGTAGATAGATTGTCAAGTAaagcagattttttaaatttatatttttaagacatGGGTGGTATAAAACATACCATGTAACCTAATAGATAGTTAAGAAGATACTGTACTATTACGcagaaaatagtttttatacaAGCTATATCATCACTGGCCCAGTGATAAAAAGgcttaattaaagtttttctgaCATCATCTAAATCGGTTGAACTTCTTAGATTCCAAATCGGAGTTCCTAGCTAGTCCTCAATTTAATGTTTGCGTAAGCTTCTTGTTCAACATTACCtactcaattttttatttgtccTAGGTGAACGACAAATATAAAGCAATTTTTTCTATGAataacagtaaaatatatttacgaaaCAAAAGAGGCAGACATTAAACCTTACCTGAGATACTCTGAACAATAAAACATGTTCCAAATTCAAGTTCACACAACAATTCCTACCATTTCGCTTTACATTTGTCGTTCACCACACCATACCTCAATCACACCTCTAACCTAACTTTCCCCcaggcggcagcggcggcaTCGCGGTCCGCGGCGGCGTGGGCGGCATGGGCATGGTGCCGGTGCAGGTGCCGGTCAGCGTGGCGAACGGGCACACGGTGTACCAGACCGTACATCTGCCCGTACACGCGCCGCAGCACTTGCAGATTATACCGCAATTGCAACAGGTGTGTAGTGGTTAATGCTGTTGGGATTGTCATCAGAGATTCAGCATGAATTTACAAAAGTATAGAGAAATACAGCTCTACATTTTGGAAAAGAAAACATGAAAACCTTTACTACCTTACAACGTGGTCTTAAAAAGTACTGGTATAAAAAGGTAACTAATGGTCGAAACTTAGCACTAAAGCCGGTACTTTTAAGACCAGTTTTTAGTCTTGTGGAAttactaatatatattttttgtaacaagtACAGTTTAGACGATGTCTTCCATCACTTTATGTTAATAATGAAGTGGGATGACAACATGCCTTGTTTTTGTACAGATGCAAGCTCAACCTCAGATGGCGAGTGTGTTAACGCCATCAGGACAAATTCAGCAAATACAAATAGCGTCACTGGCTAATGTGCAGGTAATATTATCATTTTCTCTGTTTCTATTGTCTACTATGTTACTTAGTCTATACTCTTATTTGTATGTACAGTTCTTTGTTCACCTATTATAATTCGTAGTAGCAAAAGTAtcaaagccagaaagtctgacaaccagtcttagttAGGAGCTCACCTGgtgagactggaaaccgacAAGCCTAGGCAAATGAGTAGCAAAAGTATATTTCATGGTCAGGATATATTGAATCCACAAAAATATACACACCTTGAATTTAGGACTTAACTGTGCCCAAGAATGGCGAGCTACTATTGTTGTATTATCCTACTACTcagaagaaaaaacaaaaccacAATGCTTCTATTCAAGCCaaacatatttacaacaatCGATTCTGCGGACTC encodes:
- the LOC124645990 gene encoding transcription factor Sp2-like isoform X4, whose translation is MMSSEPTKVKVEYINEDKTSKEGNGSQSPLALLAATCSRLGAATMGPEQQQDNKDQQQHFSPQQQQQAQQQQAQQQQAQQQQAQQQQAQQQQAQQQAQLIQQQVQGDAATIAAIQQQYLQQQQQQPQLRVISSAVVQQLRAQGLSGNELSAAIVNAANSVPNGIQVQQPQVISMQQLQSLLGGGVVSGEGATYQNTPQQLLQIHPQLLQQQQGVYGGCLVGGVGGVAPMQAVTVDGQDALFIPAQHAQNFSGMGQVSLVNGQLVRTPVLPAGFLQNVMHLPTAEQQATVTIPGTNLTIPISALTGNQPMITIPGSNISLPGLQANQTITIPTSQAISIPCSSAGVTPADKQANGKDNKPPTSPNGQGGSGGIAVRGGVGGMGMVPVQVPVSVANGHTVYQTVHLPVHAPQHLQIIPQLQQMQAQPQMASVLTPSGQIQQIQIASLANVQGGGAQGGGNAGQSPATITLQAVSNPMQADSGSMQQQQPSQTIITSTPTGQQVTVIPASSNVPTLGVGGLGGAVQLVPALGLPGVQLAQLQQTQPQAAQPLIGQQIQQDPNEPGKWQVVTTHTTSGGSAATTPQPAECEAAKMRPSSPGQGKRLMKRVACTCPNCDQGENRLMDRKKQHVCHIAGCNKVYGKTSHLRAHLRWHSGERPFLCNWLFCGKRFTRSDELQRHRRTHTGEKRFECPECRKRFMRSDHLAKHVRIHTKNRITEVATSTQSMYSDSGDDSCDEKMMLTIETVHNEGDGEDKMVLRPSPKMEPDHIDS
- the LOC124645990 gene encoding transcription factor Sp4-like isoform X6 — encoded protein: MMSSEPTKVKVEYINEDKTSKEGNGSQSPLALLAATCSRLGAATMGPEQQQDNKDQQQHFSPQQQQQAQQQQAQQQQAQQQQAQQQQAQQQQAQQQAQLIQQQVQGDAATIAAIQQQYLQQQQQQPQLRVISSAVVQQLRAQGLSGNELSAAIVNAANSVPNGIQVQQPQVISMQQLQSLLGGGVVSGEGATYQNTPQQLLQIHPQLLQQQQGVYGGCLVGGVGGVAPMQAVTVDGQDALFIPAQHAQNFSGMGQVSLVNGQLVRTPVLPAGFLQNVMHLPTAEQQATVTIPGTNLTIPISALTGNQPMITIPGSNISLPGLQANQTITIPTSQAISIPCSSAGVTPADKQANGKDNKPPTSPNGQGGSGGIAVRGGVGGMGMVPVQVPVSVANGHTVYQTVHLPVHAPQHLQIIPQLQQMQAQPQMASVLTPSGQIQQIQIASLANVQGGGAQGGGNAGQSPATITLQVPTLGVGGLGGAVQLVPALGLPGVQLAQLQQTQPQAAQPLIGQQIQQDPNEPGKWQVVTTHTTSGGSAATTPQPAECEAAKMRPSSPGQGKRLMKRVACTCPNCDQGENRLMDRKKQHVCHIAGCNKVYGKTSHLRAHLRWHSGERPFLCNWLFCGKRFTRSDELQRHRRTHTGEKRFECPECRKRFMRSDHLAKHVRIHTKNRITEVATSTQSMYSDSGDDSCDEKMMLTIETVHNEGDGEDKMVLRPSPKMEPDHIDS
- the LOC124645990 gene encoding transcription factor Sp2-like isoform X9, which codes for MMSSEPTKVKVEYINEDKTSKEGNGSQSPLALLAATCSRLGAATMGPEQQQDNKDQQQHFSPQQQQQAQQQQAQQQQAQQQQAQQQQAQQQQAQQQAQLIQQQVQGDAATIAAIQQQYLQQQQQQPQLRVISSAVVQQLRAQGLSGNELSAAIVNAANSVPNGIQVQQPQVISMQQLQSLLGGGVVSGEGATYQNTPQQLLQIHPQLLQQQQGVYGGCLVGGVGGVAPMQAVTVDGQDALFIPAQHAQNFSGMGQVSLVNGQLVRTPVLPAGFLQNVMHLPTEQQATVTIPGTNLTIPISALTGNQPMITIPGSNISLPGLQANQTITIPTSQAISIPCSSAGVTPADKQANGKDNKPPTSPNGQGGSGGIAVRGGVGGMGMVPVQVPVSVANGHTVYQTVHLPVHAPQHLQIIPQLQQMQAQPQMASVLTPSGQIQQIQIASLANVQQGGGAQGGGNAGQSPATITLQAVSNPMQADSGSMQQQQPSQTIITSTPTGQQVTVIPASSNVPTLGVGGLGGAVQLVPALGLPGVQLAQLQQTQPQAAQPLIGQQIQQDPNEPGKWQVVTTHTTSGGSAATTPQPAECEAAKMRPSSPGQGKRLMKRVACTCPNCDQGEKLMDRKKQHVCHIAGCNKVYGKTSHLRAHLRWHSGERPFLCNWLFCGKRFTRSDELQRHRRTHTGEKRFECPECRKRFMRSDHLAKHVRIHTKNRITEVATSTQSMYSDSGDDSCDEKMMLTIETVHNEGDGEDKMVLRPSPKMEPDHIDS